From Primulina tabacum isolate GXHZ01 chromosome 2, ASM2559414v2, whole genome shotgun sequence, one genomic window encodes:
- the LOC142533590 gene encoding protein INCREASED PETAL GROWTH ANISOTROPY 1-like, with amino-acid sequence MVAGKVKVAMGLQPNSKPKLDLSQKPPLLWEPSSANNKQVQKGSVQGGAGFSRSFGVYFPRASAQVQPRPPDVDELLRVIEELREKESRLRTELLEQKLLKESVAIVPVLENEISSKDSEIGRSKAKIECLESENERLRDENEFLHMELAKQNHKYTDKIKCMQAELADIKIAVAESQREQEEASSSSTTTNLNDVTNNYKSCVTVKSVRKCTTQNHVLGNFFESGMSMHANVETEIVKKDEFVGVVEESTEMPRHSWCNSEEISEGSRSRAPRVPKPPPRPSAALLSSLSSTSTSEISSSVSSPSCSSLSDSADRALAEISYIPPPPPPPPPPPMKIKAPPAPSPPPLLCKTVPPPPPPPPAILKKVPEKVRRIPEVVEFYHSLMRRESNTRRDAGGGPADGLAAGATTKDMIGEIENRSTHLLAIKTDVETQGDFIRFLIKEVECAAFADIEDVVPFVKWLDDELSYLVDERAVLKHFDWPELKADALREAAFGYCDLKKMESEASSFHDAPRQPCFHALKKMQSLFDKLEHGVDNLSRVRESATKRYKVFQIPVNWMLDTGYIIQIKLASVKLAMRYMNRVLAELELVGGGGGPEEEELIVQGVKFAFRVHQFAGGFDVETMKTFQELRDKARLCNIQCHNQHQPKLVWRFSSAAF; translated from the exons ATGGTTGCTGGGAAAGTGAAAGTGGCGATGGGTTTGCAACCAAACTCAAAGCCAAAACTAGATTTGTCGCAAAAACCGCCATTGTTATGGGAACCAAGTTCAGCTAACAACAAGCAAGTTCAGAAAGGGTCAGTGCAGGGCGGCGCAGGGTTCTCACGCTCTTTCGGTGTTTATTTCCCACGTGCCTCCGCTCAAGTCCAACCCAGACCACCCGATGTGGACGAGCTCCTCCGCGTCATCGAAGAGCTGCGAGAGAAAGAGTCCCGTTTGAGAACAGAGCTATTGGAGCAGAAACTGCTTAAGGAGTCTGTCGCCATTGTTCCAGTGCTTGAGAACGAGATTTCGAGTAAGGATTCGGAAATCGGACGGTCGAAAGCGAAGATCGAATGTTTGGAATCGGAAAACGAGAGGCTAAGGGACGAGAATGAGTTTTTACACATGGAGCTTGCGAAACAGAATCACAAGTACACGGATAAAATCAAATGCATGCAGGCTGAGCTAGCTGATATAAAGATAGCTGTTGCAGAGAGCCAAAGAGAGCAAGAGGAGGCGTCGTCTTCGTCGACCACTACGAATCTTAATGATGTAACAAATAATTACAAATCGTGTGTAACCGTGAAGTCTGTGAGAAAATGCACGACACAAAATCATGTCTTGGGCAATTTTTTCGAAAGCGGAATGAGTATGCATGCGAATGTTGAGACTGAAATTGTAAAGAAAGATGAATTTGTAGGTGTGGTAGAGGAGAGTACCGAAATGCCAAGACATTCTTGGTGCAACTCCGAGGAAATCTCTGAGGGTTCAAGATCTCGTGCTCCGCGGGTTCCTAAGCCACCGCCGAGGCCATCCGCTGCGCTTTTGTCTTCGTTATCTTCAACGTccacctcagagatatcatcgtCTGTCTCTTCCCCTTCTTGCAGTTCTTTATCTGATTCAGCGGACCGAGCATTGGCGGAGATATCCTACattcctccacctccacctccacctccacctccaccaatGAAAATTAAAGCTCCTCCTGCTCCGTCGCCTCCCCCGCTTCTTTGCAAAACTGtgccaccacctcctccacctccgCCTGCCATTCTGAAGAAGGTACCCGAGAAGGTGAGGCGAATCCCAGAGGTTGTGGAGTTTTACCACTCGCTGATGCGGAGGGAATCGAACACACGTCGGGACGCCGGAGGCGGTCCCGCGGATGGGTTGGCGGCCGGGGCTACGACGAAGGATATGATAGGGGAGATAGAAAACCGGTCTACCCATTTGCTTGCG ATTAAGACGGATGTAGAAACACAAGGAGATTTCATCAGGTTCTTAATTAAAGAAGTTGAATGTGCAGCATTTGCTGACATTGAAGATGTTGTGCCGTTTGTTAAATGGCTTGATGATGAGCTCTCTTACCTG GTTGATGAAAGGGCAGTTTTGAAGCACTTTGATTGGCCCGAACTGAAGGCTGATGCTCTAAGAGAAGCGGCTTTTGGTTATTGTGATTTAAAGAAGATGGAATCCGAAGCCTCGTCTTTTCATGATGCCCCTAGACAGCCTTGTTTTCATGCTCTCAAGAAAATGCAGTCCTTGTTTGATAA ATTGGAGCACGGTGTTGATAATCTTTCAAGAGTGAGGGAATCTGCCACCAAACGATACAAAGTGTTTCAAATTCCAGTAAATTGGATGCTGGATACAGGTTACATAATTCAG ATCAAATTGGCATCGGTGAAATTGGCTATGAGGTACATGAATAGAGTACTGGCCGAGCTTGAATTAGTAGGTGGTGGTGGCGGTCCTGAAGAAGAAGAGCTTATAGTTCAAGGTGTCAAATTCGCATTTCGAGTACACCAG TTTGCGGGTGGGTTTGATGTGGAAACTATGAAAACATTTCAAGAATTGAGGGATAAAGCTCGATTGTGTAACATCCAGTGCCATAATCAACATCAGCCGAAACTTGTTTGGAGGTTCTCCTCTGCTGCTTTCTAA